gcaagaaacaatgggcagagtttctttcaccctgatgcacctgttacctagcagtaaaataggtacctgggagtaaagtcagctgtcacgggctgcttcctgggggtggaggcctggtcgaggaccgggccgcggggacactaagccccaaaatcatctcaagataacctcatgataaccagTCAACATTCCGACTTAACTACATTTTCTTTATCTCTGATAACCGTCAGAAATATGTCTGGCCTGACTCCCTTCACTTAGGTTATTTCCGTCTGCCATCACGTTTGGTCATGGATTCTGTATCAGTGTCGTCTAATATGCTTTCTCGAAAACTTTTGACTGTGTTGGTGTTAATTTTCGGATTTTGGCAGTTGTGGTACACATGTTGGTTCTTGCATTCAAGCGAACACCTGTTCCGGCTGCGGCAGCAGGTAGTACACAGGCATGACAAAGAGAGTGGCGTCAAACACCTAGCCAAGCAGCTGGCTGCCATATTTAAGATTCTCAGCCCTCAACCCAGGTGTGACCCAACACTCTTCGAAGACTATCATGCGTCCTTCTGGTACAGAGTGCCACATGTTGGCTCAGTCCTGCAGTACCTTCAACATCTACGGCAGATCGAGGGCCTGGAGACCTTCCTTTGGCAGGTGGGTGTGACGCCAGTGAGCGCCCCTAGCGACCGTGACTACCCTTGGCAAGCCATCCTGTGTATCGCAGCTAGCCTGCTCCTTTTCCTTTCATTAACCGACATAAACAGACGTATCGTTTTCTTCCTGAGAAAGCTTGGTGTCCCCGACTGCTTATTGCGGTATATAGCAGACCTCCGCCACGACAGCCAGGAGGGAACTCTCTCCGGGGTTCTCGCTCTTCACGAGAGTCCGAAGAGCAGAGAGTCCGAAGAGCCCCGTAAAGAGGGCAGAGAGTCCGAAGTGCCCCGTAAAGAGGGCAAAGAGCCCCGTAAAGAGGGCAAAGAGCCCCGTAAAGAGGGCAAAGAGCCCCGTAAAGAGGGCAAAGAGCCCCGTAAAGAGGGCAAAGAGCCCCGTAAAGAGGGCAAAGAGCCCCGTAAAGAGGGCAAAGAGCCCCGTAAAGAGGGCAAAGAGCCCCGTAAAGAGGGCAAAGAGCCCCGTAAAGAGGGCAAAGAGCCCCGTAAAGAGGGCAAAGAGCCCCGTAAAGAGGGCAGAGAGTCCGAAGAGCCCCGTGAAGAGGGCAGAGAGTCCGAAGAGAGCCGTGAAGAGGGCAGAGAGTCCGAAGAGAGCCGTGAAGAGGGCAGAGAGTCCGAAGAGCCCCGTGAAGAGGGCAGAGAGTCCGAAGAGCCCCATGAAGagggcagagagtccgaattgccCCATGAACAGAGCAGGTCTCCCGAAGAGTCCCGTGAAGAGAACTGGGACCCCGAAGAACCCCATGAAGAGAACTAGGACCCCGAAGAGCCCCATGAAAACGTCAAAGAACCAGAAAAGCCCCATGAAGAGTGCTGGGACCCCGAAGAGCCCCATGAAGAGTGCTGGGACCCCGAAGAACCCCATGAAGAGAACTAGGACCCCGAAGAGCCCCATGAAGACGTCAAAGAACCAGAAAAGCCCCATGAAGAGTGCTGGGACCCCGAAGAACCCCATGAAGAGTGCTGGGACCCCGAAGAACCCCATGAAGAGAACTAGGACCCCGAAGAGCCCCATGAAGACGTCAAAGAACCAGAAAAGCCCCATAAAGAGTGCTGGGACCCCGAGGAGCCCCATGAAGAGTGCTGGGACCCCGAGGAGCCCCATGAAGACGTCAGAGAACCAGAAAAGCCCCATGAAGAGTGCTGGGACCCCGAAGAGCCTCATGAAGACGACAAAGAACCAGAAAAGCCCCATGAAGACGTCAAAGAACCAGAAAAGCCCCATGAAGAGGGCAGTGTCCTCGCAATGCTACGTGAAGAGGCCAGAAACCTCAAAAAGGTCCGTAAAGAGGACAGGAAGACCGAAAATCTTCTACACGAGAGCAGGAAGACCGAAAAGCCTCTACACGAGGGCTGGGAGCCCGAAAAGCCTCTACACGAGGGCTGGGAGCCCGAAAAGCCTCTACACGAGGACAGGGAGCCCGAAAAAATCCTTACGAAGGATGGGGATGCTGAAGAAGAAGCTGAAGTGTGTTCTACTAGGTATAAGCCATGGTTTTATTTCTCAGCTAATAATGATTGGTATTTAACCGTCCCCATCGCGAGAAAATTTTTGATAAACACAATCGTAAACAGGGGGCGGCGACCTGGCGTCGAGATTCGTGTCCTGTTGGATGAGCACCGGGTAATTATCGTTGGCACCGTCGTCATCGATGTTATTGAGAGCCGGGATGCCATTAAAAAATATTTAATGACAATGTCACACATCACTGTGGTGACGGAGGGAGTGGACTGTGGCGCGGAGAAGTCTGAAACCTCTTCGGAATTCCCTTTACCTCCCCACAAACCTTGGCCTTATCCTTCGTTGGAAGTTCTTTACAAAAGGTTGGGCAAGGTATATAGAGGGGATAGGGCGCTAGGCAGGTCTCTGTAGTATGATCCCGATGACAATACTGGAATAATCAGAATGGGACTTGGATATGTACCCAAGGAGGACATGGGGTCCGGGAAAGGAGCCAAGAAGGGGTATAAAGGACCAGAGATCGGCTGGGAGCAGGATGAAAAGGCCGTTGAAAAGGTCGATGATAAGGCCGAGCTAGCCTGGGAGAATAAGATTAAGCCAGACGGGAAGACACAAGACTGCATGGAAGAGTGGCGCAAGACAGTAGGCTCCTTCCGTCCAAACTACGCCAAAAACAGAGACAAGGATGGCAAAAGAATAcccaaaaaagagagagaaaaagctaAAGGCAAATATTTAAGGGGAGAGTGGAGGTGAGAAGACCAGGAGAAGGAGATTATGTGTGAAAATGCCCCAACCACTAGACTGGTCATAAGGACACCCCCTTACCTACCCAACTCCCCCTCACCCTTATCTGCCCCTCCCTTACCCCCTACTCCCTCACATCTCGCCCATTCCCCAACTCCCCTTTCCCCAGATTAATCCACAACTCTGCACCCTCAAGAATTTCAAAGATAACTATTACCAATAATGTTAGCGTATATTTGTGTTCTCCCCATGTTCTTAAAATACCCTCCCAAATGTTCATAACATGTTCACTATACAACTTGCTACACATTATTCATATTCCACAcatgttctctgcaagttcaaCTCATATTTTTCACCTGTTTCTCCAAGGTCTTCACATTCGCTtccatgttctctgtgttctttttCATATTCTCCGTGTTCTCAGAATGTTCTTCACAAGATCGTTGTTCATTCTTCTTATGCTCTATATATTCTCTTTATGTTAAAACACGTTCTCTGCAACTTCAATTCATATTCCCCCGCATGTTCTGTGTTCATCGCATTTTCTTACATGTTCTTTAAAATGAAATGTACAATTGCTTATTCCGTTCAGTAACTAATTCCTTGTCAAATATTATCAGCAGCATTACAGTCCCTCAACATATTTAGTTATAATTTATTTAGCTagttagaaattatttattacaacGTATTTAGTCACCGCGTTTATTTAAAATACTATGTCAATGTATTTCTGCTTAACAACTTAATATTTCGTACCGGGATTGTTCTTAAAAAAACTTCGGTCTATTTAGTAACAAGTTTACTAAGACAATCTTTTCTTAACTAAAATCATTCGTCAATTAACTGAAAATAGGCAAGTGTCTTTAAATTATTTCGTAAATAAAATAACTCGTTGTTCGTTCTTAAAAAATAGCCAAAGGATTCTTTCCAACATCGTACTTAACAAAATaacacttctctcaactgaaaatagtcaaatgtaatttctttcaacactttcgtaactattatactttgtggagttagacaaatttatttattgattgattgacttatatacaagaagatacattgggtttatAAGAGTACAAAGTActgaagttttacattcttgtaaagccactagcacgcatagcgtttctggcagTCAAATAATCAAAgatactcttcaagacatcaATAACAATACCTACCCTGACATaatctaacttatataacttaccaAACTTAACGTAACCTACTGAACATAATTTTTTTAAAGCATCATTTTATTCTCTCTGTAACATCAACTCTTCACTTATTTACCCAGACATTTCAATACACTCCTGTACTAACGCAGATTTCTTGCACTCTTACCCGTTACTTCGCACAACTCTCACAAAACACTTTAAGACACTTTAAAGAAAACTTTTACACCTATACTAATTTCAGAACATTATGTAAAACTCGTATCcaactacccgccaaacacacaacggaactacgacgttggtacaacgttcgaacaagttttaacacttcctaaccagttataacaaccaatatagccagttgtaacaacgttctaatacgtcataaacacgttaagccaagatgtaactactttattacaagttgtaacaagcggaaaatagagacagtttcggtttgtgtttccagggtaattTACCTATCTTATCTTAGCCCATTTGAATTACTATTTACCTCTGTTCGGCTTCCAATCCTTATTATGCTTGGTGGTACGGTTCCCCGCCCTATATTTCCCATAGACCTgcagtaccttaccttgaggttaccttgaggtgttttcggagcttagcttccccgcggcccggttctcgaccaggcctcctggttgctggactggtcaaccaggctgctggacacggctgctcgcagcctgacgtatgaatcacagcctggttgatcaggtatcctttggaggtgcttatcgagttctctcttgaacactgtgaggggtcggccagttatgccccttatgtgtagtggaagcgtgttgaacagtctcgggcctctgatgttgatagttctctcttgaacactgtgaggcgtcggccagttatgtcccttatgtgtagtggaagcgtgttgaacagtctcgggcctctgatgttgatagttctctcttgaacactgtgaggcgtcggccagttatgtcccttatgtgtagtggaagcgtgttgaacagtctcgggcctctgatgttgatagttctctcttgaacactgtgaggggtcggccagttatgtcccttatgtgtagtggaagcgtgttgaacagtctcgggcctctgatgtctcTCAgaatacctattgcacctctgctcttcaatgggggtattctgcacatcctgccatgccttctgctctcatgtgatgttagttctgtgtgcaggtttgggaccagcccctctactattttccatgtgtaaattattatgtatctctcctgcctgcgctcaagagaatacagatttaggctctttagtcggtcccaatagtttagatgttttactgagtggattctagcagtaaaggatctctgcacactctaaaggtcagagagcactagcgtcttgtaaagtatcatcatcggtatagcatctctaatgTGAAAGGTtcatgttatccaacctgtcatttttcttgcagttgtgacggctactttattgtgttctttaaaggtaaggtcttccgacatgagtacacccaaatcctttatgttgccttttcgttctatgttatgatttggatttgactgtgttttgtacgtggtttccgtttttatatattccttttttccgtagcacatgagctggaacttatcttcgtctaaacaccatattattttctgtagcccatagaaagacctggtttacacctgattggaggtttgcagtgtcctctatgttgtctactctcacaaagatcctagtgtcatctgcaaaggatgatatagtgctatagattgtgtccttgtctatgtccgatatgagaatgagaaaaagtactggagcaagcacagtaccctgggggactgagctcttcacggttgatgggctggattttattttgttgattattactcattgggttctgttaagtcaggaaattgtagatccatctgcctatttttccggtaattccttttgaatgcattttatgtgcaataataccatggtcacatttgtcgaaggcttttgcaaaatctgtgcaaATTTCATAAGCGTCTTGTTTGTCTTccgtggcatctaatgccatgtcatagtggtccagcaactgtgacaggcaagagcgccctgttcggaAATCATGTTGTCtgaggttatggagatgctgtgattcaatTTATttcgtgatcttacttcttagcactcaaagatttttatgatgtgtgatgttagtgctatcggcctgtaattttttgcctctgccttatttcctctttTGTGGAGTGGTGCTATATCTGctgttttagtatgtcagggataacgccagtatctaggctttgtctacaAACAATGtgtagggcctgcgatagtggttttttacagttcttgatgaatatagagttccaagaatcagggcctggtgcagagtgcataggcatactgtttatggcttcttcaaaatccagtggggatagggcgacgtctgatatatgatttgatgttagtatcatatccatgaaaaattaatttgggttatcaatctttagtgtgtttagtggctcgatGAAAACAGTTGTACTGCTTCCTCTGtatctcgctcatttctttgttgtcattggTGGAAGTTCCCATCTCCCTTTTGCTCTCTtggattttgtatgattcttggagctttagttcaattgtttctatttctctacctaaccttcttcgccgtgcgactctcaagttgtcccGCGATtcattttcttcgcctatagagggaacgaccttcccgttccaatctgcatctcttcctctttttttttttttttttttttttttttttgagatatatacaagagttgttacattcttgtacagccactagtacgcgtagcgtttcgggcaggtccctggaatacgatccccgccgcgaagaatcgttaatcgttttcttaggggtatgcggtttgagcataattctagtgctactgagcttattttttttccaggcactggttcacgtTTGCATTTTATAGCTGTTCTtccccagcttatttctgtgaagtcttagtttatttgctcccagtttatctgtttattattgaagttgaatttgatgcaatctcctccactgggaattgggaatggttttgaaggtctattctccatgattgtcagaacttcaattaagttgtgatctgagtaacaagtatttgtaatcattatgttcctgatcaattcatcattattgatgaaaatgaggtccagggtgttctccttcctaattagttctactatttgctggtttaaggcaaacctgtcgcacatccgtagcaggtcatttgcatgtgcctgtttatTTAGGCTACtttctggtattctttctgatataactgtattagccaggttctTCCAttccaggtgccgtaggttgaggttcccaagcaggatgatgtttgggactggatttgtgaggttttccaagcagtgttctattttcattagttagtctttaaactgctgacgaTTTGCCTCCGGtgccttatatacaaggacaataactacacttAAGATCTCTATTTTGCAGGATGCTTTACTAGGTGTTAATAtccgaggctctggtaaggaggccactgtgtttgcgtcctctccagCATTTGactgagttggtggtagagtctgggtatttttagccattcttctcctcctcttgctaaaaaaaatCATCCTGGTACATAGTGTTGTGGCTGCTTTCCTCGAGGCGGTTTGtctgttttattcgcctggtagctcttatatgaaaagctggactttccatattgaagcactctttccactCTAAGAAGTTCTTGCAAAGTTCTGGGTGAAAAAAAATCACAGCTTTCGGTGCATTTACCCGTACTAAGGAGGATTCTGCACTTTCAAGAGTGATTGTACTTACAtattccatttgttcttcccgataGTCCATGTTTACAGGTATCCCATTTA
This DNA window, taken from Procambarus clarkii isolate CNS0578487 chromosome 76, FALCON_Pclarkii_2.0, whole genome shotgun sequence, encodes the following:
- the LOC138357223 gene encoding neurofilament heavy polypeptide-like, with product MSETLLPQIWKRIRKISSFKAVSSFKALWYTCWFLHSSEHLFRLRQQVVHRHDKESGVKHLAKQLAAIFKILSPQPRCDPTLFEDYHASFWYRVPHVGSVLQYLQHLRQIEGLETFLWQTSATTARRELSPGFSLFTRVRRAESPKSPVKRAESPKCPVKRAKSPVKRAKSPVKRAKSPVKRAKSPVKRAKSPVKRAKSPVKRAKSPVKRAKSPVKRAKSPVKRAKSPVKRAKSPVKRAESPKSPVKRAESPKRAVKRAESPKRAVKRAESPKSPVKRAESPKSPMKRAESPNCPMNRAGLPKSPVKRTGTPKNPMKRTRTPKSPMKTSKNQKSPMKSAGTPKSPMKSAGTPKNPMKRTRTPKSPMKTSKNQKSPMKSAGTPKNPMKSAGTPKNPMKRTRTPKSPMKTSKNQKSPIKSAGTPRSPMKSAGTPRSPMKTSENQKSPMKSAGTPKSLMKTTKNQKSPMKTSKNQKSPMKRAVSSQCYVKRPETSKRSVKRTGRPKIFYTRAGRPKSLYTRAGSPKSLYTRAGSPKSLYTRTGSPKKSLRRMGMLKKKLKCVLLGISHGFISQLIMIGI